The Candidatus Atribacteria bacterium ADurb.Bin276 DNA window GGCATTCACCCCGACAAGCAAAAAGGTAAGGACATTTCCGACACAACTGAGGGAGGGATTTTTGTTTGGATAATCCGAAATTACTTTGAGCGATAGAGTACACCAAACTGCTCAAACCCTCATTAATATGGCCTAAACGGTATTCCGGATAAACAAAATGATCGCAAGAATAAATGCTTCCATCTGCTTCCAAAGCCAAAGCTTGCCCACACGTTTCAGCAAAAACACAAAGCGAACTTTGCATCCCCATCCACTGACCTAATGCACATTCGAATAAAAAAACAAAA harbors:
- the chuR gene encoding Anaerobic sulfatase-maturating enzyme; amino-acid sequence: MGMQSSLCVFAETCGQALALEADGSIYSCDHFVYPEYRLGHINEGLSSLVYSIAQSNFGLSKQKSLPQLCRKCPYLFACRGECPKNRFLKTPDGEIGLNYLCSGLRKYFSHIDPYMQDMAKELMKTLPGYKLR